A stretch of Mycobacterium sp. ITM-2016-00316 DNA encodes these proteins:
- a CDS encoding RNA degradosome polyphosphate kinase codes for MTDADTTSADTEWTPAEAVDSAPDAPPAETADAVEDALPEDRYLNRELSWLDFNARVLALAADTSLPLLERAKFLAIFSSNLDEFYMVRVAGLKRRDEMGLSVRSADGLSPREQLRRIGERTQQISSRHAQVFRESVRPALAEKGILIVNWADLDEDEHATLSTYFHEQVFPVLTPLAVDPAHPFPFVSGLSLNLAITVRQPDDRTQHFARIKVPDNVDRFVELPRREGEDGTPGPVRFLPLEELIGAFLSVLFPGLEVVEQHAFRITRNADFEVAEDRDEDLLQALERELARRRFGSPVRLEVADDMTENMLELLLRELDVHPGDVIEVPGLLDLSSLWQIYGVDRPDLKDRPFVPATPAAFGERETPKSIFSTLRDGDVLVHHPYDSFSTTVQRFIEQAAADPNVLAIKQTLYRTSGDSPIVNALIDAAEAGKQVVALVEIKARFDEQANIKWARALEQAGVHVVYGLIGLKTHCKTCLVVRREGSTIRRYCHIGTGNYNPKTARLYEDVGLLTASPDIGADLTDLFNSLTGYSRKVSYRNLLVAPHSVRKGIIGRIEQETAAHLENGQGRIRLKANALVDEQVIDALYRASQAGVRVEVVVRGICALRPGQEDLSENIVVRSILGRFLEHSRIIHFRAINEFWIGSADMMHRNLDRRVEVMAQVKDPRLTAQLDEMFESTMDPATRCWELQTDGRWNALPLPGHTVRDHQVALMARHRSP; via the coding sequence ATGACCGACGCCGATACAACCAGTGCTGACACCGAGTGGACGCCGGCGGAGGCCGTGGACAGTGCGCCCGACGCTCCCCCAGCGGAGACCGCCGACGCCGTCGAGGACGCGCTGCCCGAGGATCGCTACCTCAATCGTGAGCTGAGCTGGCTGGACTTCAACGCCCGGGTGCTGGCGCTGGCCGCCGACACCTCACTGCCACTGCTGGAGCGGGCCAAGTTCCTGGCCATCTTCTCGTCCAACCTCGACGAGTTCTACATGGTGCGCGTCGCCGGGCTGAAACGCCGCGACGAGATGGGACTGTCGGTGCGCTCGGCCGACGGGCTCTCGCCCCGGGAACAGTTGCGGCGCATCGGTGAGCGCACCCAGCAGATCTCCAGCCGTCACGCCCAGGTCTTCCGGGAATCGGTGCGGCCGGCGCTGGCCGAGAAGGGCATTCTGATCGTCAACTGGGCGGACCTGGACGAGGACGAACACGCGACGCTGTCCACCTACTTCCACGAGCAGGTGTTCCCGGTGCTGACGCCGTTGGCCGTCGACCCGGCGCACCCGTTCCCGTTTGTCAGCGGCCTGAGCCTGAATCTGGCGATCACGGTGCGCCAGCCCGATGATCGCACGCAGCACTTCGCCCGAATCAAGGTGCCCGACAACGTCGACCGATTCGTCGAGCTGCCCCGCCGCGAAGGCGAGGACGGCACGCCGGGCCCGGTGCGCTTCCTGCCCCTGGAGGAGCTGATCGGCGCCTTCCTGTCGGTGCTGTTCCCCGGCTTGGAGGTCGTCGAGCAGCACGCGTTCCGGATCACCCGCAATGCAGACTTCGAGGTCGCCGAGGACCGCGACGAAGATTTGTTGCAGGCGCTGGAACGGGAACTGGCCCGGCGCCGGTTCGGTTCCCCGGTGCGCCTCGAGGTCGCCGACGACATGACCGAGAACATGCTCGAGCTGTTGTTGCGGGAGCTCGACGTGCATCCCGGCGATGTCATCGAGGTGCCTGGACTACTCGACCTTTCGTCACTGTGGCAGATCTACGGGGTCGACCGGCCCGATCTCAAGGACCGTCCGTTCGTGCCCGCCACCCCGGCCGCGTTCGGTGAACGCGAGACGCCGAAGAGCATCTTCTCGACGCTGCGCGACGGCGATGTGCTGGTGCACCACCCCTATGACTCGTTCTCGACGACGGTGCAGCGCTTCATCGAGCAGGCTGCCGCGGACCCGAACGTGCTGGCCATCAAGCAGACTCTGTACCGCACGTCCGGTGACTCGCCGATTGTCAACGCGCTCATCGACGCCGCCGAGGCCGGTAAGCAGGTGGTGGCGCTCGTGGAGATCAAGGCCCGTTTCGACGAGCAGGCCAACATCAAATGGGCTCGCGCCCTTGAACAGGCCGGTGTGCACGTGGTGTACGGGCTCATCGGCCTGAAGACCCACTGCAAGACCTGTCTGGTGGTGCGCCGGGAAGGCTCGACGATACGGCGGTATTGCCATATCGGCACCGGCAACTACAACCCGAAAACCGCCCGGCTGTATGAAGATGTCGGCCTGCTGACCGCATCCCCCGATATCGGCGCCGACCTCACCGATCTGTTCAACTCGTTGACGGGGTACTCCCGCAAGGTGTCCTACCGCAATCTGCTGGTGGCGCCGCACAGTGTGCGCAAGGGCATCATCGGGCGCATCGAGCAGGAGACCGCCGCGCATCTGGAGAACGGGCAGGGCCGAATCCGGCTGAAGGCCAACGCGCTGGTCGACGAGCAGGTGATCGACGCGCTCTACCGGGCCTCGCAGGCCGGCGTCCGGGTCGAGGTCGTGGTGCGCGGAATCTGCGCGCTACGCCCCGGTCAGGAGGACTTGTCCGAGAACATCGTGGTGCGTTCGATTCTCGGTCGCTTCCTGGAGCACTCCCGAATTATTCACTTCCGCGCCATCAACGAGTTCTGGATCGGCAGCGCGGACATGATGCATCGTAATCTGGACCGCCGTGTGGAAGTCATGGCTCAGGTCAAGGATCCGCGGTTGACAGCCCAACTGGACGAGATGTTCGAGTCCACCATGGATCCGGCGACCCGGTGCTGGGAGCTCCAGACGGACGGTCGATGGAATGCGCTGCCGCTCCCCGGCCACACCGTGCGCGACCATCAGGTGGCGCTGATGGCGAGACATCGCTCACCCTGA
- the cofC gene encoding 2-phospho-L-lactate guanylyltransferase, with translation MADMTGSSAQPEVGVLIAVKRLTAAKTRLAPVLSASARESLVLAMLVDTVAAASAVPAVTSITVVTPDPDAAAAARELGAQALFDPTPDGHPDPLNNALSAAESAAGVPNIVVLQGDLPALRSAELAEALAAARRHPRSFVGDRHGTGTSALFAFGVPLDPLFGAESTRRHTDSGAVELAGNWPGLRCDIDTPDDLTAALHLGLGPATHRAVGALPCTGSDG, from the coding sequence ATGGCGGATATGACGGGCAGCAGCGCGCAGCCGGAGGTCGGTGTGCTGATCGCAGTGAAGCGGCTGACCGCGGCCAAGACCCGGCTGGCGCCGGTGCTGTCGGCCTCCGCGCGGGAGAGTTTGGTGCTGGCCATGTTGGTCGACACCGTCGCCGCAGCGTCGGCGGTGCCCGCCGTGACGTCGATCACCGTGGTGACACCGGATCCGGATGCGGCGGCGGCGGCCCGCGAGCTCGGCGCGCAGGCATTGTTTGACCCGACCCCCGACGGCCATCCCGACCCGCTGAACAATGCGCTCAGCGCGGCCGAATCGGCGGCCGGCGTGCCCAACATCGTTGTCCTCCAAGGTGACCTGCCGGCGCTCAGATCTGCCGAGCTGGCCGAGGCACTGGCCGCCGCGCGCCGGCACCCGCGCAGCTTCGTCGGCGACCGGCACGGCACTGGAACCTCGGCGCTGTTCGCCTTCGGAGTCCCACTCGATCCGCTGTTCGGTGCGGAATCCACACGCCGCCATACCGATTCGGGTGCGGTGGAACTGGCCGGCAACTGGCCGGGGCTGCGGTGCGATATCGATACTCCCGACGATCTCACCGCGGCACTGCACCTCGGACTCGGGCCGGCAACGCACCGCGCGGTCGGCGCGCTGCCGTGCACGGGCAGCGACGGTTGA
- a CDS encoding NAD(P)H-dependent glycerol-3-phosphate dehydrogenase: MGAGAWGTALAKVLADAGNNVTLWTRRAELADEINATHRNPDYLGDTPLPAGIRATGDAAEALDGACTVLLGVPSQTLRPNLESWKDLIGHDATLVSLAKGIELDTLMRMSQVISQVTGADQARVAVVTGPNLAKEVADEQPAATVVACTDSGRAVALQRALSTAYFRPYTNADVIGAEIGGACKNVIALACGMAAGVGLGENTSAAIITRGLAEIMRLGIALGAKGATLAGLAGVGDLVATCTSPQSRNRSFGARLGQGGSMESALRAAQGHVAEGATSCQSVLALASSYDVEMPLTDAVHQVCHRGLSVEQAVMLLLGRSTKPE; encoded by the coding sequence ATGGGAGCCGGTGCGTGGGGAACAGCGCTGGCCAAGGTGCTTGCCGACGCGGGTAACAACGTGACGCTGTGGACACGGCGGGCCGAACTGGCCGATGAGATCAACGCGACGCACCGCAACCCGGACTATCTCGGGGACACCCCGCTGCCCGCCGGTATCCGGGCCACCGGCGATGCGGCAGAAGCGCTGGACGGGGCCTGCACCGTGCTGCTGGGGGTACCGTCCCAGACGCTGCGACCCAATCTGGAGTCCTGGAAGGACCTGATCGGCCACGATGCCACCCTGGTCAGCCTGGCCAAGGGCATCGAACTGGACACCCTGATGCGGATGAGTCAGGTGATCTCGCAGGTCACCGGAGCCGACCAGGCGCGCGTCGCGGTGGTGACCGGACCGAACCTGGCCAAAGAGGTGGCCGATGAGCAACCCGCCGCCACGGTCGTGGCCTGTACCGACTCGGGCCGCGCCGTCGCCTTGCAGCGGGCGCTGTCCACTGCGTACTTCCGCCCGTACACCAACGCCGACGTGATCGGCGCCGAGATCGGTGGCGCCTGTAAGAACGTCATCGCGCTGGCGTGCGGTATGGCCGCCGGTGTCGGGCTCGGCGAGAACACCTCGGCGGCCATCATCACCCGCGGTCTCGCCGAGATCATGCGGCTGGGAATCGCGTTGGGTGCCAAGGGGGCAACGCTGGCGGGTCTGGCCGGCGTCGGCGACCTGGTGGCCACCTGCACCTCCCCGCAGTCGCGCAACCGGTCCTTCGGGGCGCGACTCGGGCAGGGCGGTTCGATGGAGTCCGCGCTGCGCGCCGCGCAGGGGCACGTCGCCGAGGGCGCCACATCGTGTCAGTCGGTGCTGGCGTTGGCGTCCAGCTACGACGTCGAGATGCCGCTCACCGACGCGGTGCACCAGGTCTGCCATCGCGGTCTGTCCGTCGAGCAGGCCGTGATGTTGCTGCTGGGGCGCAGCACCAAGCCGGAATAG
- a CDS encoding cystathionine gamma-lyase, protein MDMEYGDSTRSVNAVGAHGMPGSPVGPVPVPASAYHLSPDESEPLDTYGRASNPTWRQLESALAELEGASSALTFGSGMGAISAALRVLAKPGKTLVVPADGYYQVRRYAAEYLAPLGVTVVEASAAQMCAAAEHADVVLAETPVNPTLDVVDLHRLATTCRSRGATLVVDNTAATPLGLQPLSLGADLVVASATKALSGHSDLLAGYVAGSHPELMAALERDRLLAGPVLGTFEAWLVLRSLGSAGLRIDRQCRNAQAVALMLRDHPAVRSVRYPGLPQDPAHPIAVEQMRHFGGLVSVELADAGAVHQLVERSALLVAATSFGGIHTCVDRRARWGDPVPEGFARISLGIEDTDDIVADIERALA, encoded by the coding sequence ATGGATATGGAGTACGGCGATTCCACCCGCAGCGTGAATGCTGTTGGTGCACATGGAATGCCAGGTTCACCCGTCGGCCCGGTGCCGGTTCCGGCGTCGGCGTATCACTTGTCGCCGGACGAGTCCGAACCGCTGGACACCTACGGGCGGGCATCGAATCCCACCTGGCGGCAGCTGGAATCGGCGCTCGCCGAGTTGGAAGGCGCCTCGTCGGCGCTGACCTTCGGCTCCGGGATGGGGGCGATCAGCGCGGCACTGCGGGTGCTGGCCAAACCGGGCAAGACCCTGGTCGTGCCCGCCGACGGCTACTACCAGGTGCGCCGGTACGCCGCCGAGTATCTGGCACCCCTGGGTGTCACCGTGGTGGAGGCCTCCGCCGCGCAGATGTGCGCGGCGGCCGAGCACGCCGACGTCGTTCTCGCCGAGACCCCGGTGAACCCGACGCTGGACGTCGTCGACCTGCACCGGTTGGCCACCACCTGTCGTTCCCGCGGCGCCACCCTGGTGGTCGACAACACCGCCGCGACCCCGCTGGGCCTGCAGCCGCTGTCGCTGGGTGCGGACCTCGTCGTCGCCAGTGCCACCAAGGCCCTGTCCGGGCACAGTGATCTGCTGGCCGGTTATGTCGCGGGCTCACACCCTGAGCTGATGGCCGCGCTGGAACGCGACCGGCTGCTGGCCGGGCCGGTGCTCGGCACGTTCGAGGCGTGGCTGGTGCTGCGCAGCCTGGGCAGCGCCGGGCTGCGCATCGACCGGCAGTGCCGTAACGCGCAGGCGGTGGCGTTGATGCTGCGCGATCATCCGGCGGTGCGCTCGGTGCGCTACCCGGGCCTGCCGCAGGATCCCGCCCACCCGATCGCCGTCGAGCAGATGCGGCATTTCGGCGGTCTGGTGTCCGTCGAACTCGCCGATGCCGGCGCCGTGCACCAACTGGTGGAACGCAGCGCGCTGCTGGTGGCGGCCACCAGCTTCGGCGGTATCCACACCTGCGTCGACCGCCGCGCGCGCTGGGGAGACCCGGTGCCCGAGGGCTTCGCCAGGATCTCGCTGGGCATCGAGGACACCGACGATATCGTCGCCGATATCGAGCGCGCGCTGGCCTGA
- a CDS encoding D-alanine--D-alanine ligase family protein, translating into MSARTRVAVIYGGRSSEHGISCVSAGSILRNLDPQRFEVVAVGITPDGSWVLTDGRPENLAITAGELPNVADGTALALAADPVRKGELLSLGEGAGEVLAAVDVVFPVLHGPYGEDGTIQGLLKLAGVPYVGAGVLASATGMDKEFTKKLLVADGLPIGDHVVLRGGQHTVALDGRARLGLPVFVKPARGGSSIGVSRVTAWDQLHAAIADARRHDPKVIVEAAIIGRELECGVLEFPDGRVEASEIGEIRVAGVRDREDTFYDFATKYLDDAAELDVPAKVDDDIAAELRTLAIRAFRAIDCQGLARVDFFLTEDGPVINEINTMPGFTTISMYPRMWAASGVDYPTLLATMVETALARGTGLR; encoded by the coding sequence GTGAGTGCCCGTACCCGTGTTGCCGTCATCTATGGCGGACGCAGTTCTGAGCACGGGATTTCCTGTGTTTCCGCAGGAAGCATCCTGCGTAATCTCGACCCGCAGCGCTTCGAGGTGGTCGCCGTCGGGATCACCCCGGACGGCTCCTGGGTGCTGACCGACGGCAGGCCCGAGAACCTGGCCATCACCGCCGGTGAGCTGCCGAATGTGGCCGACGGTACCGCGCTGGCGCTAGCCGCCGACCCGGTGCGCAAGGGCGAACTGCTGTCGCTGGGCGAGGGTGCCGGCGAGGTGCTGGCCGCCGTCGACGTGGTGTTCCCGGTGCTGCACGGTCCCTACGGCGAGGACGGCACCATTCAGGGCCTGCTCAAGCTGGCCGGTGTGCCCTACGTCGGGGCCGGGGTGTTGGCCAGCGCCACCGGTATGGACAAGGAATTCACCAAGAAACTTCTGGTGGCCGATGGGCTGCCGATCGGCGATCACGTGGTGCTGCGCGGCGGGCAGCACACCGTCGCACTCGATGGCCGCGCCCGACTTGGTCTTCCGGTGTTCGTCAAACCGGCCCGCGGCGGCTCGTCGATCGGGGTCAGCAGGGTCACCGCCTGGGATCAGCTGCACGCCGCGATCGCCGATGCCCGCCGCCACGACCCCAAGGTCATCGTCGAGGCCGCCATCATCGGCCGCGAACTGGAATGCGGCGTGCTGGAGTTCCCGGACGGGCGCGTGGAGGCCAGCGAGATCGGTGAGATCCGGGTCGCCGGGGTGCGCGACCGGGAGGACACCTTCTACGACTTCGCCACCAAATACCTCGACGACGCCGCCGAGCTCGATGTGCCGGCCAAGGTCGATGACGATATTGCCGCCGAGCTCCGCACGTTGGCCATCAGGGCGTTCCGTGCCATCGACTGTCAGGGCCTGGCCCGGGTCGACTTCTTTCTCACCGAGGATGGCCCGGTGATCAACGAGATCAACACGATGCCCGGATTCACCACCATCTCCATGTACCCGCGGATGTGGGCGGCCAGCGGGGTGGACTACCCGACGCTGCTGGCGACGATGGTCGAGACCGCGCTGGCCCGCGGTACCGGCCTGCGCTAA
- a CDS encoding DUF3515 domain-containing protein, whose translation MTQPDEQDGPPRSLIIAAVGVAVAAVIVVLTFAATRQAAPPDTPVAIAAAPAPQADSPQCAALLQALPEQLGDYRRAQAVEPVPAGAAAWQADPEADAVILRCGLDRPADFVVGTPLQVVDEVQWFEVNAYGISTWFAVDRGTYVALTLPSGSGPTPIQLISKAIARTMPAQPLDPGPPR comes from the coding sequence GTGACACAGCCCGATGAGCAGGACGGCCCACCCCGGTCGCTGATCATCGCGGCCGTCGGAGTCGCCGTGGCCGCCGTGATCGTGGTGCTGACCTTCGCCGCGACCCGCCAAGCCGCCCCGCCGGACACACCGGTGGCCATCGCCGCCGCCCCCGCCCCGCAGGCCGACAGCCCGCAATGCGCTGCGCTGCTGCAGGCGCTGCCCGAACAACTCGGTGATTACCGGCGCGCGCAGGCCGTGGAGCCGGTTCCCGCCGGCGCCGCCGCCTGGCAGGCCGATCCGGAAGCCGATGCCGTCATCCTGCGGTGCGGCCTGGACCGCCCCGCCGATTTCGTGGTGGGCACCCCGCTGCAGGTGGTCGATGAGGTGCAGTGGTTCGAGGTGAACGCCTACGGGATCAGCACCTGGTTCGCCGTCGACCGGGGCACCTACGTGGCGCTCACGCTGCCGTCGGGGTCGGGTCCGACGCCGATCCAGCTGATCTCCAAGGCGATCGCGCGGACCATGCCGGCCCAGCCGCTGGATCCCGGGCCGCCGCGCTGA
- a CDS encoding Lrp/AsnC family transcriptional regulator: MVEAFMLIQTEVGRAEVVAKQLAGLPGVHSAEYVTGPYDVVARVGADTLDALHRDVVDKVQQVAGITRTLTCPIAETQHP; the protein is encoded by the coding sequence GTGGTAGAGGCATTCATGCTGATTCAGACCGAGGTGGGCCGCGCCGAGGTCGTCGCGAAACAGCTGGCCGGCCTGCCCGGAGTGCACTCCGCGGAGTATGTGACCGGGCCGTATGACGTGGTGGCCCGCGTCGGCGCCGACACGTTGGACGCACTGCACCGCGATGTGGTGGACAAGGTGCAGCAGGTGGCCGGAATCACCCGCACCCTGACCTGCCCGATCGCCGAGACGCAGCATCCCTAG
- a CDS encoding thiamine-phosphate kinase, with protein MSDSEPTLAQVGEFGVIDAINADRHQPGAVELGPGDDAAVITAADGRTVVSTDMLVQDRHFRLDWSTAHDIGRKAIAQNAADVEAMGATPTAFVVAFGAPPDTPAAAARALSDGLWDEAQRCGAGIAGGDLVSAPQWVVSVTVLGDLGGREPVRRDTARAGDLVAVTGDLGCSGAGYSLWLKEISEPAALRAQHLVPKPPYGQGRVAADAGATSMTDVSDGLLADLGHIATASGVVIEVSRQALGPDHDALAEAAAATGEDAWDWVFGGGEDHALVATFPGAVPAGWRVIGQVLDGAPAVLVDGQAWQGNPGWQSY; from the coding sequence ATGAGCGACAGCGAGCCGACGTTGGCACAGGTCGGGGAGTTCGGTGTCATCGACGCGATCAATGCGGACCGCCACCAGCCCGGCGCTGTGGAACTGGGTCCCGGCGACGATGCCGCGGTGATCACCGCCGCCGACGGGCGCACCGTGGTGTCCACGGACATGCTGGTGCAGGACAGGCATTTCCGGCTGGACTGGTCGACGGCCCATGACATCGGCCGCAAGGCCATCGCCCAGAACGCGGCCGATGTCGAGGCCATGGGTGCGACGCCGACCGCGTTCGTGGTGGCCTTCGGTGCGCCACCGGACACCCCAGCCGCCGCCGCGCGGGCACTGTCGGACGGCCTGTGGGACGAGGCGCAGCGCTGCGGCGCGGGGATCGCCGGTGGCGACCTGGTGAGCGCCCCGCAGTGGGTGGTGTCGGTGACGGTGCTCGGCGATCTCGGTGGGCGCGAACCGGTGCGACGGGACACCGCACGCGCCGGTGACCTCGTCGCCGTGACGGGTGATCTGGGTTGCTCCGGTGCGGGATACTCGTTGTGGCTCAAGGAGATCAGTGAACCCGCCGCGTTGCGTGCGCAGCATCTGGTGCCGAAACCGCCGTACGGCCAGGGCCGTGTCGCCGCCGATGCCGGGGCCACCTCGATGACCGATGTGTCCGACGGGCTGCTGGCCGACCTCGGGCACATCGCGACCGCGTCCGGGGTCGTCATCGAGGTGTCGCGGCAGGCGCTGGGCCCCGATCACGACGCGCTGGCCGAGGCCGCGGCGGCCACCGGGGAGGACGCCTGGGACTGGGTTTTCGGTGGGGGAGAGGACCACGCGCTGGTCGCCACCTTCCCCGGCGCGGTGCCCGCCGGCTGGCGGGTCATCGGCCAGGTGCTCGACGGCGCGCCCGCGGTGCTCGTCGACGGCCAGGCCTGGCAGGGAAACCCGGGCTGGCAGTCCTACTGA
- a CDS encoding uracil-DNA glycosylase, which yields MTPRPLTDLIEPGWARALEPVAPQVAELGEFLRAELAAGHQYLPAGENVLRAFTFPFDAVRVLIVGQDPYPTPGHAVGLSFSVAPDVRPVPRSLVNIFTEYGADLGYPVPANGDLSPWAQQGVMLLNRVLTVRPGEPASHRRKGWEAVTECAIRALVARPQPLVAVLWGRDAQTLKPMLTEGGCACIESVHPSPLSASRGFFGSKPFSRANELLTKLGAEPIDWRLP from the coding sequence GTGACGCCACGCCCGCTGACAGATCTGATCGAACCCGGCTGGGCGCGTGCGCTGGAGCCGGTGGCCCCGCAGGTGGCCGAGTTGGGGGAGTTCCTGCGCGCCGAGCTGGCCGCCGGACACCAATATCTGCCGGCCGGGGAGAACGTCTTGCGGGCGTTCACGTTTCCGTTCGACGCGGTGCGGGTGCTCATCGTCGGTCAGGACCCGTACCCGACACCCGGTCACGCCGTCGGGCTGAGTTTCTCGGTGGCCCCGGACGTCCGCCCGGTGCCGCGCAGTCTGGTCAACATCTTCACCGAGTACGGTGCGGACCTCGGCTACCCGGTGCCGGCCAACGGCGACCTGAGTCCGTGGGCGCAGCAGGGGGTGATGCTGCTGAACAGGGTGCTCACCGTGCGGCCCGGCGAGCCGGCCTCACATCGGCGCAAGGGCTGGGAGGCCGTCACCGAATGCGCGATCCGTGCCTTGGTCGCGCGACCGCAGCCGCTGGTGGCGGTGCTGTGGGGACGCGACGCGCAGACGCTGAAGCCGATGCTGACCGAGGGCGGTTGCGCCTGTATCGAATCGGTGCACCCGTCGCCATTGTCGGCATCGCGCGGATTCTTCGGATCCAAGCCCTTCAGCCGCGCCAACGAACTGCTGACGAAGCTGGGTGCCGAGCCGATCGACTGGCGGCTGCCGTAG
- the rpmB gene encoding 50S ribosomal protein L28: MAAVCDICAKGPGFGKSVSHSHRRTNRRWNPNIQTVNAVTRPGGNKQRLNVCTSCLKAGKVARG, from the coding sequence ATGGCTGCCGTGTGCGACATCTGCGCTAAGGGCCCCGGCTTCGGCAAGTCGGTGTCGCATTCCCATCGCCGGACCAACCGTCGCTGGAACCCGAACATCCAGACCGTCAACGCGGTGACCCGCCCCGGCGGCAACAAGCAGCGTCTGAACGTCTGCACCTCCTGCCTGAAGGCCGGCAAGGTCGCACGCGGCTAG
- a CDS encoding DAK2 domain-containing protein: MSAARLDASAMRRWAHTAVGHLITHTDEINRLNVFPVADSDTGTNMLFTMRSAVAGLAGREDLDLVGVTGCLADGALRGARGNSGVILSQILRGISDVTAEGHLSEIGGPSFAAALRCAEGLVVASMGEAVPGTIVSVLGAAADTAEDRAAAGTDVATVVDAAATAAVAALERTTDQLDVLAEAGVVDAGGRGLLVLLDALTATLIGTAPRRPAYEPAAGTPEPAIGSAAAPQFEVMYLLDGCRAESVEGLRATLAALGDSVAITAGRSGTQSVHVHTDDAGAAVEAGLAVGCPSNIQITVLTGARPIHTAGRDRAVLAVVDGDGAATLFAGEGARVLRPHDGVPISAQQLLRALVDADAAQIMLLPNGFIAAEELVAGCTAATGWGIDVVPVPAASMVQGLAALAVHDATRQGVDDGYTMARAAAAARHGSVRVATDDALTWAGHCKPGDGLGISGDEVLIVGRDVASAGAGLIDLLLAAGGELITVLIGSGVDEGVGERLRDHVRQQHLGAELVSYRTDHDGDALLIGVE, encoded by the coding sequence ATGTCGGCTGCGCGGCTCGACGCATCGGCGATGCGACGTTGGGCCCACACCGCCGTCGGGCACCTGATCACCCACACCGACGAGATCAACCGGCTCAACGTCTTCCCCGTCGCGGATTCCGATACCGGCACGAACATGCTGTTCACCATGCGTTCGGCGGTGGCCGGCCTTGCGGGGCGTGAGGATCTCGACCTGGTCGGGGTGACCGGCTGCCTGGCCGACGGTGCCCTGCGTGGCGCCCGCGGCAACTCCGGGGTGATCCTGTCCCAGATTCTGCGGGGAATTTCCGATGTCACCGCCGAAGGGCACCTGTCCGAGATCGGCGGGCCGTCCTTCGCCGCCGCCCTGCGCTGCGCCGAGGGACTGGTGGTCGCCTCGATGGGTGAGGCGGTCCCCGGCACCATCGTCTCGGTACTCGGCGCAGCGGCCGATACCGCCGAGGATCGCGCGGCTGCGGGTACCGATGTGGCCACCGTCGTCGACGCGGCCGCCACCGCGGCGGTCGCGGCCTTGGAGCGCACCACCGACCAACTCGACGTGCTCGCCGAGGCGGGTGTCGTCGACGCCGGCGGGCGGGGTCTGCTGGTCCTGCTCGACGCGCTGACCGCGACCCTGATCGGCACCGCACCGCGGCGCCCCGCCTACGAACCGGCCGCCGGCACCCCCGAACCGGCCATCGGCTCGGCCGCGGCCCCGCAGTTCGAGGTCATGTATCTGCTGGACGGCTGCCGAGCGGAGTCGGTGGAGGGGCTGCGCGCCACGCTGGCCGCGCTCGGCGATTCGGTGGCCATCACCGCCGGCCGCAGCGGAACCCAGTCGGTGCATGTGCACACCGACGATGCCGGCGCTGCGGTGGAGGCCGGCCTTGCGGTCGGTTGTCCCAGCAACATTCAGATCACCGTCCTCACCGGCGCCCGCCCGATCCACACTGCCGGCCGCGACCGCGCGGTGCTCGCCGTGGTCGACGGCGACGGCGCGGCGACACTGTTCGCCGGCGAGGGTGCCCGTGTGCTGCGCCCGCACGACGGGGTGCCGATCAGCGCGCAGCAGCTGCTGCGCGCCCTGGTGGACGCCGATGCGGCGCAGATCATGTTGTTGCCCAACGGTTTCATCGCCGCCGAGGAGCTGGTGGCGGGCTGCACGGCGGCGACCGGCTGGGGTATCGACGTGGTCCCGGTGCCGGCCGCGTCCATGGTGCAGGGCCTGGCGGCGCTGGCCGTGCACGACGCGACCCGCCAGGGCGTCGACGACGGATACACCATGGCGCGTGCGGCTGCCGCCGCCCGGCACGGCTCGGTGCGGGTGGCCACCGACGATGCGCTGACGTGGGCGGGGCACTGCAAACCCGGTGACGGACTGGGCATCTCGGGTGACGAGGTGTTGATCGTCGGGCGCGATGTCGCCTCGGCCGGGGCCGGACTGATCGATCTGTTGTTGGCCGCCGGCGGCGAGTTGATCACCGTGCTGATCGGCAGCGGCGTCGACGAGGGAGTGGGGGAGCGGTTGCGCGATCACGTGCGCCAGCAGCATCTGGGAGCCGAATTGGTCAGCTATCGCACCGATCACGACGGTGACGCGCTGTTGATCGGGGTGGAGTGA